From the genome of Bubalus bubalis isolate 160015118507 breed Murrah chromosome 2, NDDB_SH_1, whole genome shotgun sequence, one region includes:
- the RCC1 gene encoding regulator of chromosome condensation isoform X3: protein MPPKRIAKRRSPPEDALPKSKKVKDPRNQAVRAVASRCVPGARSCQVSHRSHGTEPGMVLTLGQGDVGQLGLGENVMERKKPALVSIPEDIVQAEAGGMHTVCLSKSGQVYSFGCNDEGALGRDTSVEGSEMVPGKVDLQEKVVQVSAGDSHTAALTEDGRVFLWGSFRDNNGVIGLLEPMKKSMVPVQVQLSVPVVKVASGNDHLVMLTVGGDLYTLGSGEQGQLGRVPELFANRGGRQGLERLLVPKCVMLKSRGSRGHVRFQDAFCGAYFTFAISSEGHVYGFGLSNYHQLGTQGTESCFIPQNLTSFKNSTKSWVGFSGGQHHTVCMDSEGKAYSLGRAEYGRLGLGEGAEEKSVPTLIPRLPTVSSVACGASVGYAVTKDGRVFAWGMGTNYQLGTGQDEDAWSPVEMTGKQLENRVVLTVSSGGQHTVLLVKDKEQSWEHLLCWEGQNDPMPVDLGKTRTSVMSRSPGMCQLFIFCYLLFCFCFLYETVAVLDKSK from the exons TCTCCCATAGGTCCCACGGCACAGAACCAGGTATGGTGCTGACACTGGGCCAGGGCGACGTGGGCCAGCTGGGGCTGGGCGAGAATGTGATGGAGAGGAAGAAGCCAGCCCTAGTGTCCATTCCAGAAGACATCGTGCAGGCTGAGGCTGGGGGCATGCACACTGTGTGCCTAAGCAAAAGTGGCCAG GTCTACTCCTTTGGCTGCAATGACGAGGGTGCTCTGGGAAGGGATACGTCAGTGGAGGGCTCAGAGATGGTCCCTGGGAAAGTGGACCTGCAAGAGAAGGTGGTACAGGTGTCAGCAGGAGACAGTCACACAGCAGCCCTCACCGAGGATGGCCGTGTCTTCCTCTGGGGCTCCTTCCGG gaCAATAATGGTGTGATCGGGCTCTTGGAACCCATGAAAAAGAGCATGGTGCCCGTGCAGGTGCAGCTGAGCGTGCCTGTGGTGAAGGTGGCCTCAG GAAATGACCACTTGGTGATGCTGACAGTTGGTGGCGACCTCTATACTTTGGGCTCCGGGGAGCAGGGCCAACTGGGCCGCGTACCTGAATTATTTGCTAATCGTGGTGGCCGTCAGGGCCTTG AACGACTCCTGGTCCCCAAGTGTGTGATGCTGAAATCCAGGGGAAGCCGGGGCCATGTCAGATTCCAGGATGCCTTCTGCGGTGCCTACTTTACCTTCGCCATCTCCTCTGAGGGCCATGTATATGGTTTTGGCCTCTCCAACTACCATCAACTTG GAACCCAAGGCACAGAATCCTGTTTTATACCTCAGAACCTAACATCCTTCAAGAACTCCACCAAGTCCTGGGTGGGCTTTTCTGGGGGCCAGCACCATACAGTCTGCATGGATTCAGAAG gAAAAGCATACAGCCTGGGCCGGGCTGAGTATGGGCGGCTGGGCCTTGGGGAAGGTGCTGAGGAGAAGAGCGTACCCACTCTGATCCCCAGGCTGCCCACGGTCTCCTCAGTGGCTTGTGGAGCCTCTGTGGGGTATGCTGTGACCAAGGATG GTCGTGTTTTCGCCTGGGGCATGGGCACCAACTACCAACTGGGCACGGGACAGGATGAAGATGCCTGGAGCCCCGTGGAGATGACAGGCAAACAGCTGGAGAACCGGGTGGTCTTAACTGTGTCCAGCGGGGGCCAGCACACAGTCTTACTAGTCAAGGACAAGGAACAGAGCTG GGAGCACCTGCTGTGTTGGGAAGGGCAGAATGACCCCATGCCTGTAGACCTGGGGAAGACTAGGACTTCAGTGATGTCAAGAAGTCCTGGTATGTGTCAGCTGTTCATTTTTTGTtacttgttgttttgtttttgttttttgtatgaaACAGTGGCTGTTCTAGACAAATCAAAATGA
- the RCC1 gene encoding regulator of chromosome condensation isoform X4 — MPPKRIAKRRSPPEDALPKSKKVKVSHRSHGTEPGMVLTLGQGDVGQLGLGENVMERKKPALVSIPEDIVQAEAGGMHTVCLSKSGQVYSFGCNDEGALGRDTSVEGSEMVPGKVDLQEKVVQVSAGDSHTAALTEDGRVFLWGSFRDNNGVIGLLEPMKKSMVPVQVQLSVPVVKVASGNDHLVMLTVGGDLYTLGSGEQGQLGRVPELFANRGGRQGLERLLVPKCVMLKSRGSRGHVRFQDAFCGAYFTFAISSEGHVYGFGLSNYHQLGTQGTESCFIPQNLTSFKNSTKSWVGFSGGQHHTVCMDSEGKAYSLGRAEYGRLGLGEGAEEKSVPTLIPRLPTVSSVACGASVGYAVTKDGRVFAWGMGTNYQLGTGQDEDAWSPVEMTGKQLENRVVLTVSSGGQHTVLLVKDKEQSWEHLLCWEGQNDPMPVDLGKTRTSVMSRSPGMCQLFIFCYLLFCFCFLYETVAVLDKSK; from the exons TCTCCCATAGGTCCCACGGCACAGAACCAGGTATGGTGCTGACACTGGGCCAGGGCGACGTGGGCCAGCTGGGGCTGGGCGAGAATGTGATGGAGAGGAAGAAGCCAGCCCTAGTGTCCATTCCAGAAGACATCGTGCAGGCTGAGGCTGGGGGCATGCACACTGTGTGCCTAAGCAAAAGTGGCCAG GTCTACTCCTTTGGCTGCAATGACGAGGGTGCTCTGGGAAGGGATACGTCAGTGGAGGGCTCAGAGATGGTCCCTGGGAAAGTGGACCTGCAAGAGAAGGTGGTACAGGTGTCAGCAGGAGACAGTCACACAGCAGCCCTCACCGAGGATGGCCGTGTCTTCCTCTGGGGCTCCTTCCGG gaCAATAATGGTGTGATCGGGCTCTTGGAACCCATGAAAAAGAGCATGGTGCCCGTGCAGGTGCAGCTGAGCGTGCCTGTGGTGAAGGTGGCCTCAG GAAATGACCACTTGGTGATGCTGACAGTTGGTGGCGACCTCTATACTTTGGGCTCCGGGGAGCAGGGCCAACTGGGCCGCGTACCTGAATTATTTGCTAATCGTGGTGGCCGTCAGGGCCTTG AACGACTCCTGGTCCCCAAGTGTGTGATGCTGAAATCCAGGGGAAGCCGGGGCCATGTCAGATTCCAGGATGCCTTCTGCGGTGCCTACTTTACCTTCGCCATCTCCTCTGAGGGCCATGTATATGGTTTTGGCCTCTCCAACTACCATCAACTTG GAACCCAAGGCACAGAATCCTGTTTTATACCTCAGAACCTAACATCCTTCAAGAACTCCACCAAGTCCTGGGTGGGCTTTTCTGGGGGCCAGCACCATACAGTCTGCATGGATTCAGAAG gAAAAGCATACAGCCTGGGCCGGGCTGAGTATGGGCGGCTGGGCCTTGGGGAAGGTGCTGAGGAGAAGAGCGTACCCACTCTGATCCCCAGGCTGCCCACGGTCTCCTCAGTGGCTTGTGGAGCCTCTGTGGGGTATGCTGTGACCAAGGATG GTCGTGTTTTCGCCTGGGGCATGGGCACCAACTACCAACTGGGCACGGGACAGGATGAAGATGCCTGGAGCCCCGTGGAGATGACAGGCAAACAGCTGGAGAACCGGGTGGTCTTAACTGTGTCCAGCGGGGGCCAGCACACAGTCTTACTAGTCAAGGACAAGGAACAGAGCTG GGAGCACCTGCTGTGTTGGGAAGGGCAGAATGACCCCATGCCTGTAGACCTGGGGAAGACTAGGACTTCAGTGATGTCAAGAAGTCCTGGTATGTGTCAGCTGTTCATTTTTTGTtacttgttgttttgtttttgttttttgtatgaaACAGTGGCTGTTCTAGACAAATCAAAATGA
- the RCC1 gene encoding regulator of chromosome condensation isoform X6, with amino-acid sequence MPPKRIAKRRSPPEDALPKSKKVKVSHRSHGTEPGMVLTLGQGDVGQLGLGENVMERKKPALVSIPEDIVQAEAGGMHTVCLSKSGQVYSFGCNDEGALGRDTSVEGSEMVPGKVDLQEKVVQVSAGDSHTAALTEDGRVFLWGSFRDNNGVIGLLEPMKKSMVPVQVQLSVPVVKVASGNDHLVMLTVGGDLYTLGSGEQGQLGRVPELFANRGGRQGLERLLVPKCVMLKSRGSRGHVRFQDAFCGAYFTFAISSEGHVYGFGLSNYHQLGTQGTESCFIPQNLTSFKNSTKSWVGFSGGQHHTVCMDSEGKAYSLGRAEYGRLGLGEGAEEKSVPTLIPRLPTVSSVACGASVGYAVTKDGRVFAWGMGTNYQLGTGQDEDAWSPVEMTGKQLENRVVLTVSSGGQHTVLLVKDKEQSW; translated from the exons TCTCCCATAGGTCCCACGGCACAGAACCAGGTATGGTGCTGACACTGGGCCAGGGCGACGTGGGCCAGCTGGGGCTGGGCGAGAATGTGATGGAGAGGAAGAAGCCAGCCCTAGTGTCCATTCCAGAAGACATCGTGCAGGCTGAGGCTGGGGGCATGCACACTGTGTGCCTAAGCAAAAGTGGCCAG GTCTACTCCTTTGGCTGCAATGACGAGGGTGCTCTGGGAAGGGATACGTCAGTGGAGGGCTCAGAGATGGTCCCTGGGAAAGTGGACCTGCAAGAGAAGGTGGTACAGGTGTCAGCAGGAGACAGTCACACAGCAGCCCTCACCGAGGATGGCCGTGTCTTCCTCTGGGGCTCCTTCCGG gaCAATAATGGTGTGATCGGGCTCTTGGAACCCATGAAAAAGAGCATGGTGCCCGTGCAGGTGCAGCTGAGCGTGCCTGTGGTGAAGGTGGCCTCAG GAAATGACCACTTGGTGATGCTGACAGTTGGTGGCGACCTCTATACTTTGGGCTCCGGGGAGCAGGGCCAACTGGGCCGCGTACCTGAATTATTTGCTAATCGTGGTGGCCGTCAGGGCCTTG AACGACTCCTGGTCCCCAAGTGTGTGATGCTGAAATCCAGGGGAAGCCGGGGCCATGTCAGATTCCAGGATGCCTTCTGCGGTGCCTACTTTACCTTCGCCATCTCCTCTGAGGGCCATGTATATGGTTTTGGCCTCTCCAACTACCATCAACTTG GAACCCAAGGCACAGAATCCTGTTTTATACCTCAGAACCTAACATCCTTCAAGAACTCCACCAAGTCCTGGGTGGGCTTTTCTGGGGGCCAGCACCATACAGTCTGCATGGATTCAGAAG gAAAAGCATACAGCCTGGGCCGGGCTGAGTATGGGCGGCTGGGCCTTGGGGAAGGTGCTGAGGAGAAGAGCGTACCCACTCTGATCCCCAGGCTGCCCACGGTCTCCTCAGTGGCTTGTGGAGCCTCTGTGGGGTATGCTGTGACCAAGGATG GTCGTGTTTTCGCCTGGGGCATGGGCACCAACTACCAACTGGGCACGGGACAGGATGAAGATGCCTGGAGCCCCGTGGAGATGACAGGCAAACAGCTGGAGAACCGGGTGGTCTTAACTGTGTCCAGCGGGGGCCAGCACACAGTCTTACTAGTCAAGGACAAGGAACAGAGCTGGTGA